From one Enterococcus sp. DIV2402 genomic stretch:
- a CDS encoding cation diffusion facilitator family transporter → MHKDRQQDLKKAETGAILSIVSYIIVTVLKLIVGNFANSKALIADGLNNSTDIIASIVVFIGLRIARKPADKDHTYGHWKAENVASLITSFIMLLIGLEVLYSSIQAILKNDMHSPDSSAAIVGVVSAVIMYGVYLYNKKLSEKVRSSALLAAAKDNRSDAWTSIGTSIAIFAASFNLGWLDSLTAVVVACLILKTAVDIFRESAFSLSDGFEEDLLAEYSEAVKQVAGVDELVSIRGRYYGANIFLDVVIKVDKNLTVEKSHAIADEIETILYEEFHVFDTDIHIEPFKQTS, encoded by the coding sequence ATGCACAAAGATAGACAACAAGACCTCAAAAAAGCTGAAACCGGTGCAATTCTTAGCATCGTTTCCTATATTATTGTCACTGTACTAAAATTAATTGTCGGAAATTTCGCCAATTCTAAAGCACTTATTGCGGATGGATTAAACAATTCTACCGATATTATTGCCTCAATCGTCGTATTCATTGGGTTACGAATTGCTCGCAAACCCGCAGACAAAGATCATACGTATGGCCATTGGAAAGCTGAAAATGTTGCTAGTTTGATAACCTCTTTTATCATGCTATTGATTGGATTAGAGGTACTTTATTCATCGATACAAGCCATTTTGAAAAATGACATGCATAGCCCTGATAGTAGTGCCGCAATTGTGGGTGTAGTTTCTGCAGTTATCATGTATGGTGTCTACCTATACAATAAAAAATTATCTGAAAAGGTACGTAGCTCTGCACTATTAGCTGCTGCAAAAGACAATCGAAGTGATGCCTGGACCAGTATAGGAACATCTATTGCTATTTTTGCTGCTTCCTTCAATTTAGGTTGGTTAGATAGTTTAACTGCAGTCGTGGTTGCTTGTTTAATTCTAAAAACAGCTGTCGATATTTTTAGAGAAAGTGCTTTTTCGCTATCAGACGGTTTTGAAGAAGACTTGTTAGCGGAATATTCGGAAGCAGTGAAACAAGTTGCTGGCGTAGATGAACTGGTGTCCATTCGTGGTCGTTATTATGGCGCAAATATCTTTTTAGATGTTGTTATAAAGGTAGATAAAAATCTAACAGTCGAAAAAAGTCACGCCATCGCGGATGAAATTGAAACGATTTTATATGAAGAATTTCATGTATTTGATACCGATATTCATATTGAACCATTTAAACAGACTAGTTGA